In Pleurocapsa sp. PCC 7319, the following are encoded in one genomic region:
- a CDS encoding response regulator — translation MSQKQILIVDDDDNVRATVKLSLQVTTDWEILTVGSGQECLSLAQTKPPDLILLDVMMPGLDGIEVLRQLRIDAVTQAIPVIFLTAKTLLKDQKQLKDLEVQGIISKPFDAMDLAKQICLLLKW, via the coding sequence TTGAGTCAGAAGCAAATCTTGATCGTTGATGATGACGATAATGTACGAGCAACCGTAAAACTTTCTCTTCAGGTAACAACTGATTGGGAAATTTTGACTGTTGGTTCGGGACAAGAATGTCTATCCTTAGCTCAAACCAAGCCTCCCGATCTAATTCTTCTCGATGTGATGATGCCCGGTCTAGATGGGATTGAAGTTTTACGCCAATTGCGAATTGATGCCGTAACTCAAGCAATCCCCGTTATTTTTCTGACGGCAAAAACTCTATTAAAAGACCAGAAACAGCTCAAAGATTTAGAAGTTCAAGGAATAATATCAAAACCATTTGATGCTATGGATTTAGCAAAACAAATTTGTCTTTTACTAAAATGGTAA